A window of the Cannabis sativa cultivar Pink pepper isolate KNU-18-1 chromosome X, ASM2916894v1, whole genome shotgun sequence genome harbors these coding sequences:
- the LOC133031709 gene encoding two-component response regulator ARR12 isoform X1, with translation MTVDDPRDQFPIGMRVLAVDDDPLCLRLLEALLRRCQYHVTTSSEAVAALNMLRENRNNFDLVISDVQMPDMDGFKLLELVGLEMDLPVIMLSGNGDPKLVMKGITHGACDYLLKPVRIEELKNIWQHVIRRKKKDTKSQRNCSNQDKSNVEGESGCGGTGNSDQKINKKRKDQFDDDEDENDDNGDSDDPSAQKKPRVVWSVELHRKFVTAVNHLGIDKAVPKKILDLMNVDKLTRENVASHLQKYRLYLKRISCHANQHANMEAALRSSDSSYLRMGSMNGLGNFNALNGSMQFQNPAFRSFPPGGIVGRLNTPSAMGLRGLPSSGMVQLSHTQNPNSSHDQMKFHQSTLPAGNHDGNVLHGMPMPFEINQQHIKGVPHIGDLSTGLDDSTLFPLSDAKLTTSNNSSNALGVANNMMMLGHSHDPQGGREFGNQSSVSLTSLKSEFCPPLPDPGRCTTDWSSSAQTSGFQSTSFPLNDRYKQATMHPGISRDNNMPIMAPQIGGSQFDVSSFPSVSIRSHDSLTDAQCQTSAMNNGALIPSWDNHKHDPSYRPNIMSSSMNSLMPVNGGAGGPLDQSLDLKNQIYHRNTDFNSLGQTNYVDPLIAKYEEVEKSTMETLKFKHEYLMSQQRSHGGYNMSTNYGPLGDVVSAIMKQEQDGRVEGDFDAYSLGTSI, from the exons ATGACAGTTGACGACCCCAGAGACCAGTTTCCTATTGGAATGCGAGTTCTTGCTGTAGATGATGACCCCCTTTGTCTCAGACTTCTCGAAGCTCTGCTCCGTCGATGCCAATATCATG TTACTACGAGCAGTGAGGCAGTGGCAGCATTGAATATGTTAAGAGAAAACAGGAATAACTTTGACCTGGTTATCAGTGATGTGCAAATGCCAGACATGGATGGATTTAAGTTACTTGAGCTTGTGGGGTTGGAGATGGACCTCCCTGTCATTA TGCTGTCTGGAAATGGGGATCCTAAACTTGTGATGAAAGGAATCACTCATGGAGCTTGTGATTATTTACTTAAACCTGTTCGAATCGAGGAGCTGAAAAATATCTGGCAACATGTAATAAGGAGGAAAAAGAAAGATACAAAGAGCCAAAGGAATTGTTCAAATCAGGACAAATCTAATGTAGAAGGAGAATCTGGGTGTGGAGGGACAGGAAATTCAGATCAGAAAATCAATAAGAAACGTAAGGATCAgtttgatgatgatgaagatgagaaTGACGATAATGGAGACAGCGATGACCCATCAGCACAAAAGAAGCCTCGAGTTGTTTGGTCTGTAGAGCTGCATCGAAAATTTGTCACAGCTGTTAATCATCTTGGCATAGACA AGGCTGTACCTAAAAAGATTCTTGATCTGATGAATGTTGATAAGCTTACAAGAGAAAATGTTGCTAGCCATCTTCAG AAATACAGGCTTTACCTCAAAAGAATCAGTTGCCATGCAAACCAACACGCTAATATGGAAGCAGCCTTACGCAGTTCAGATTCTTCCTATCTGCGCATGGGTTCAATGAATGGACTTGGAAACTTTAATGCTTTAAATGGATCAATGCAGTTTCAAAATCCCGCTTTTAGATCCTTCCCACCAGGTGGGATTGTTGGTAGATTGAACACTCCATCTGCTATGGGTCTGCGTGGTCTTCCATCTTCGGGTATGGTTCAACTCAGCCATACTCAAAATCCAAACAGCTCCCATGATCAAATGAAGTTTCATCAGTCGACCCTTCCTGCTGGGAACCATGACGGGAATGTACTTCATGGAATGCCCATGCCATTTGAAATCAATCAACAGCACATTAAGGGTGTTCCTCACATTGGAGATCTTTCCACTGGTCTTGATGATTCGACATTGTTTCCCCTTTCGGATGCAAAACTAACTACTAGTAATAATTCTAGCAATGCTCTTGGTGTTGCAAACAACATGATGATGTTAGGACACTCTCATGATCCCCAAGGTGGAAGAGAATTCGGGAATCAATCCTCTGTTTCATTAACCTCTTTAAAATCAGAATTTTGTCCCCCTTTGCCAGATCCTGGTAGATGTACTACTGACTGGTCAAGCTCTGCTCAGACATCTGGGTTCCAATCGACATCTTTTCCATTGAATGATCGTTACAAACAGGCTACAATGCATCCTGGTATCTCGAGGGACAACAATATGCCTATTATGGCCCCACAAATTGGAGGCAGCCAATTTGATGTTTCATCCTTTCCATCAGTCTCGATTCGATCCCATGACTCGCTTACAGATGCACAGTGCCAAACTTCTGCAATGAACAACGGTGCCTTAATTCCGAGCTGGGATAACCATAAGCATGATCCTTCTTACAGACCAAATATTATGTCTAGCTCAATGAATTCTTTGATGCCTGTTAATGGTGGTGCTGGTGGTCCTTTGGATCAGAGTTTGGACTTAAAGAACCAGATCTATCACAGAAACACTGATTTCAATTCTCTGGGACAGACAAATTATGTTGATCCTTTGATTGCTAAGTATGAAGAGGTTGAAAAGTCAACCATGGAAACATTGAAATTCAAACATGAGTATCTCATGAGCCAACAGAGATCACATGGCGGCTATAATATGTCTACCAACTATGGCCCCTTGGGAGATGTTGTAAGTGCTATTATGAAACAG GAACAAGATGGTAGGGTTGAAGGAGATTTCGACGCTTATTCCCTCGGTACATCAATATAA
- the LOC133031709 gene encoding two-component response regulator ARR12 isoform X2, whose amino-acid sequence MTVDDPRDQFPIGMRVLAVDDDPLCLRLLEALLRRCQYHVTTSSEAVAALNMLRENRNNFDLVISDVQMPDMDGFKLLELVGLEMDLPVIMLSGNGDPKLVMKGITHGACDYLLKPVRIEELKNIWQHVIRRKKKDTKSQRNCSNQDKSNVEGESGCGGTGNSDQKINKKRKDQFDDDEDENDDNGDSDDPSAQKKPRVVWSVELHRKFVTAVNHLGIDKAVPKKILDLMNVDKLTRENVASHLQKYRLYLKRISCHANQHANMEAALRSSDSSYLRMGSMNGLGNFNALNGSMQFQNPAFRSFPPGGIVGRLNTPSAMGLRGLPSSGMVQLSHTQNPNSSHDQMKFHQSTLPAGNHDGNVLHGMPMPFEINQQHIKGVPHIGDLSTGLDDSTLFPLSDAKLTTSNNSSNALGVANNMMMLGHSHDPQGGREFGNQSSVSLTSLKSEFCPPLPDPGRCTTDWSSSAQTSGFQSTSFPLNDRYKQATMHPGISRDNNMPIMAPQIGGSQFDVSSFPSVSIRSHDSLTDAQCQTSAMNNGALIPSWDNHKHDPSYRPNIMSSSMNSLMPVNGGAGGPLDQSLDLKNQIYHRNTDFNSLGQTNYVDPLIAKYEEVEKSTMETLKFKHEYLMSQQRSHGGYNMSTNYGPLGDVEQDGRVEGDFDAYSLGTSI is encoded by the exons ATGACAGTTGACGACCCCAGAGACCAGTTTCCTATTGGAATGCGAGTTCTTGCTGTAGATGATGACCCCCTTTGTCTCAGACTTCTCGAAGCTCTGCTCCGTCGATGCCAATATCATG TTACTACGAGCAGTGAGGCAGTGGCAGCATTGAATATGTTAAGAGAAAACAGGAATAACTTTGACCTGGTTATCAGTGATGTGCAAATGCCAGACATGGATGGATTTAAGTTACTTGAGCTTGTGGGGTTGGAGATGGACCTCCCTGTCATTA TGCTGTCTGGAAATGGGGATCCTAAACTTGTGATGAAAGGAATCACTCATGGAGCTTGTGATTATTTACTTAAACCTGTTCGAATCGAGGAGCTGAAAAATATCTGGCAACATGTAATAAGGAGGAAAAAGAAAGATACAAAGAGCCAAAGGAATTGTTCAAATCAGGACAAATCTAATGTAGAAGGAGAATCTGGGTGTGGAGGGACAGGAAATTCAGATCAGAAAATCAATAAGAAACGTAAGGATCAgtttgatgatgatgaagatgagaaTGACGATAATGGAGACAGCGATGACCCATCAGCACAAAAGAAGCCTCGAGTTGTTTGGTCTGTAGAGCTGCATCGAAAATTTGTCACAGCTGTTAATCATCTTGGCATAGACA AGGCTGTACCTAAAAAGATTCTTGATCTGATGAATGTTGATAAGCTTACAAGAGAAAATGTTGCTAGCCATCTTCAG AAATACAGGCTTTACCTCAAAAGAATCAGTTGCCATGCAAACCAACACGCTAATATGGAAGCAGCCTTACGCAGTTCAGATTCTTCCTATCTGCGCATGGGTTCAATGAATGGACTTGGAAACTTTAATGCTTTAAATGGATCAATGCAGTTTCAAAATCCCGCTTTTAGATCCTTCCCACCAGGTGGGATTGTTGGTAGATTGAACACTCCATCTGCTATGGGTCTGCGTGGTCTTCCATCTTCGGGTATGGTTCAACTCAGCCATACTCAAAATCCAAACAGCTCCCATGATCAAATGAAGTTTCATCAGTCGACCCTTCCTGCTGGGAACCATGACGGGAATGTACTTCATGGAATGCCCATGCCATTTGAAATCAATCAACAGCACATTAAGGGTGTTCCTCACATTGGAGATCTTTCCACTGGTCTTGATGATTCGACATTGTTTCCCCTTTCGGATGCAAAACTAACTACTAGTAATAATTCTAGCAATGCTCTTGGTGTTGCAAACAACATGATGATGTTAGGACACTCTCATGATCCCCAAGGTGGAAGAGAATTCGGGAATCAATCCTCTGTTTCATTAACCTCTTTAAAATCAGAATTTTGTCCCCCTTTGCCAGATCCTGGTAGATGTACTACTGACTGGTCAAGCTCTGCTCAGACATCTGGGTTCCAATCGACATCTTTTCCATTGAATGATCGTTACAAACAGGCTACAATGCATCCTGGTATCTCGAGGGACAACAATATGCCTATTATGGCCCCACAAATTGGAGGCAGCCAATTTGATGTTTCATCCTTTCCATCAGTCTCGATTCGATCCCATGACTCGCTTACAGATGCACAGTGCCAAACTTCTGCAATGAACAACGGTGCCTTAATTCCGAGCTGGGATAACCATAAGCATGATCCTTCTTACAGACCAAATATTATGTCTAGCTCAATGAATTCTTTGATGCCTGTTAATGGTGGTGCTGGTGGTCCTTTGGATCAGAGTTTGGACTTAAAGAACCAGATCTATCACAGAAACACTGATTTCAATTCTCTGGGACAGACAAATTATGTTGATCCTTTGATTGCTAAGTATGAAGAGGTTGAAAAGTCAACCATGGAAACATTGAAATTCAAACATGAGTATCTCATGAGCCAACAGAGATCACATGGCGGCTATAATATGTCTACCAACTATGGCCCCTTGGGAGATGTT GAACAAGATGGTAGGGTTGAAGGAGATTTCGACGCTTATTCCCTCGGTACATCAATATAA